The Candidatus Zixiibacteriota bacterium genome includes the window CGGTGACGAAGTCGGATTTCGCGAAGAGTTCCTCGAGCGCGACGGGCTCCACGCCCATCCGGGCGATGTTCTCGGGCGGGATGAACGGGTCGTAACCGATGACCTTCATGCGCAGGCCGACGGCCCGCTCGGCGACGATGCGGCCCACGTTGCCGAGCCCGATCACGCCGAGCGTCTTGTTGCACAGCTCCACGCCCACGAAGCGGTTGCGGTCCCACTCGCCGCGCTTGAGCGACGCGACGGCCTGAGGGATATGGCGCGCCAGGGCCATCATCAGCGCGATGGTGTGCTCGCCGGTCGTCACGTTGTTCCCGCCGGGGGTGTTCATCACCACGATGCCGCGCTTGGTGGCGGCCTCGGCGTCGATGTTCTCGAAGCCCACCCCGGCGCGGCCGATCACCTTGAGCTTCTTCGCCGCCTCGATCAGCTCGGCGGTGATTCGGGTGCCGCTGCGGATGACCCAGCCGTCGTAGTCGGCGCAAATTTTCTTGAGCTCGTCCGGCTTGAGCCCGAGACGAACGTCCACCTCGAAGCCGCCGGCGCGGCGGAACACCTCGAGCCCTTCCGGCGCGAGCGAGTCGGTCACGAGAATCTTCATTCTATGCGAGAGCCTCCATCAGGATTTCCTCGGCGGCCGCCACGCCGCGGCCGAACGGCAGCTCGACCCCGAACCTGCGCAGCGCCATCTCGAGCGCGGCGATCGCGGTAATGACGTCGAACGCGCCCATGTAGCCCACGTGCGCGATGCGGATCACCTTGCCCTTCAGCTTGTCCTGGCCCTCGGCGAAGGTGACGTTCATCCGGTCGCGGAGGTAGTCGAGCACCCGGTCGGCGTCGACGGCCGGCGGCAGGAAGACGCCGGTGGCGGCCGGGCTGGGATGCTCCGGGGCGAGCAGCGTGAGCCCAAGGGCGACGGCGGCGGCGCGGGTGGCGCGCGCCATGCGCTCGTGGCGCGCGTAGACGCGATCGAAGCCTTCCCGCTCCATCATCTTGAGCGAGGCCTTCAGGCCGAAGATCAGGGAAACCGCCGGCGTGAACGCGCCCGAGCCCTTCGCCTGGTTTTTCCGCTCAAGCCTGAGGTCGAAGTAAAACCGCGGCAGGGTCGCGCTCTCGGTCCGCTTCCATGCACGGTCGCTCAGCGCCACGAACGCGAGGCCCGGAGGGAGCATCAGGGCCTTCTGCGACCCCGTGACGAGGGCATCGATGCCCCACGCGTCCATCGGCACCGGGAGCACCCCGACGGCGGTCACGCCGTCGACGATCAGCAGCGGGCCGTTGCGCGTGAGCTTCGCGATCTCGCGCACCGGGTGCAGCACCGTCGTGGAGGTTTCGCTCGCCTGGATGAGGACGCCCTTGAGGTCCGGGTGGGTCTTCAACTGTTCCTCCACCGCGCCCACCTCGACCGCCTTGCCCCACTCGACCTTCACCTCCACCGGGGCGAGGCCGAAGGCGCGCGAGATCTGCAGCCAGCGCTCGCCGAACTTGCCGCCGTTGACGACCAGCACCTTCTCGCCCGGGGAAAACAAGTTGGCGACCGCCGCTTCCATCGCTCCGGTACCGGAGGAGGCGAGCATGAGAACGTCGTTACGCGTGCCGAAGAGGGTCTTCAACCCCTGCCGCGCTTCTTCGAACACCTCGTTGAACCGGGGCGTGCGATGATGGATCATCGTTTCCGACATCGCCAGCGCGACCTCGTTGGGGATCGGAGTCGGACCGGGCGAGAGCAGGTAGTGTTTGATCATGAATTCGTCTCCCGTTCGAGCGGAGCGCGGCCGGCCGCGGCATGGGGCGACCCGCGGCCCCTGGGGCGAGCGAAGGAATGCTTCAGCGGGTACGTCGCACGAATCAACGGCATCAACTTTCCGCGGGCGGCCGCCTGAGTACCGCGAGCAATAAAAAAAGCCTGAACCTCTTGGGCTAAGAGACCCAGGCGTTCGGCCGTCTTATGCCTTGCACTCCCCCGTGGTTAATTCCACGTTGACGCCAGTCGCGCAAAACGTACAGAAAACATCTACCGCACCCCGGTTCCCTTGTCAACGGCCGGCGGGAAACAGCGCAAGGAGTTGTGGTAAGAAAAGAGCGGCGGGCGCCTCCGCCAACCATGCGCATCATCGTGCACGTCGACATGGACGCCTTCTACGCCGCGGTGGAGGAGCGCTACAATCCGGCGTTGCGGGGTCTTCCGGTCGTCGTCGGCGCCGACCCCAAGGGAGGACGGGGCAGAGGCGTGGTGACGACCGCCAATTACGCCGCCCGGCGCTACGGCATCCATTCGGCCCTGCCGATCTCGCGGGCCTGGCGGCTCGCCGAGGCGGCGCGCCGGCGCGGTGAGCCCGCCGCCGTTTTCGTGCGGCCGAACTTCCCCCTTTACGCGGAGGTTTCGACCCGCATCATGGAGATCCTCGCGCGCGCCGCCGATTCGTTCGAGGAGGCGAGCATCGACGAGGCGTATCTCGATCTTTCGTCGCTGGGGAGCTTCGAGGCCGCCGCCGAGCGCATGAAAGCGCTCAAAGCCGAGATCCGGGAGAAGGAAGGCCTCGGCTGCTCCGTCGGGATCGGGCCGAACAAGCTCGTCGCGAAGATCGCCTCCGGCCACCAGAAGCCGGACGGCCTCACGGTGGTCCGGCCGGAAGAGGTCCAGGCGTTTCTCGACCCGCTTCCCGTGCGGGCGATTCCCGGCATCGGCCCGAAAAGCGAAGCGTTCCTCCGCCAGAGGAAAATCAACACCGTCAACGACCTCCGGCAGATCCCCGAAGCGACGCTGTCGGACTGGTTCGGCAAATGGGGGCGCAAGTTGTTCGAGAAAGCCCGCGGCATCGACGACTCGGCGGTTTCGAACGAGTGGACGCCCAAGTCCATCGGCGAGCAGGAGACCTTCGAGCGGGACACGCGGAGCATCGCTTTCGTGGCGGAGCGGCTCGACGGGATGGCGCAACGCGTCGTCTCCCGCTTGCGCGCGCGGGGCTTTTCCGGCTTTCGAACCCTCACGCTGACGGTGCGCTTCTCCGACTTCGAGACCAGGAACCGCTCGCGCAGCGTGAAAGAGGGGTTTTCGGCGGTCGACGACGAGGAGGCGACGGGTCGGGTCAAGCGCGAAGCGCTCAAGCTTCTGTTGCCGTTCTTCGACGCGCGCGAGAATCCGCGCGGGAAAGCGATTCGCCTCGTCGGCCTTCGACTGGAAAGGCTTTTTTAGTCGCTTCGCTCCGGCTGGTCGCTTCGCTCCGGTTCAAACCGTTCAAGCCGTTCAACCGCTTCGCTCCGTTCAAGCAGTGCGCCGCTCCCCGCGGCCAACTGCTCACGGGGCACTGCTTACTGCTCGCCGGCGCGTAAACCGGAAAGCCGGAACCGAAGAACGTTATTGCCGCGGCTGGCATTGCCGGCGAGTTTGTGAGAAACTTTCGCTGTTTTGACGGATCGCCTGGTTCTGTTCGACATCGACGGCACGCTCACGCGCACGCGCAACGGCTTTATGCCGTTCAACGAGGCAGTCTCGCGGGTCTTCGGGGTCGCCGCCGACATCCGCTCGGTGGTTCCCGACGGCAACACCGATCCTCTGATCGTGCTCGAGATTTTCCGGAAGGCGGGGCTCGAGGTGGAGACGACCCCGGAAAAATGGGCAAGCTTTGCCCGGGAGCTGGCCGCAAGCTACGCCGAAGCACTCAGCCGCGGCGCGGTCTCCGTTCGCGCGCTCCCTGGAGCGCGGGAGCTGCTGGCGGCGCTCGCCGCCGAGCCGGCCGTGGGACTGGGAGTGGTTACGGGAAACCTCGAGGCACCAGCCGCGATCAAGCTCGAAGCGGCGGGGTTGCGTTCCTACATCGCCTGCGGCGCGTATGCGAGCGACTCCCGTTACCGCGAAGAGCTGCCGCCGATTGCCAGGCGACGCTACGAGAGGCTCGCGGGCCGGAGCATCCCCGCCGAGCGTTGCATCATCGTCGGCGATACGCCGAAGGACCTCGATTGCGCGAGAAAAAACGCGATGCGCTGCCTCCTGGTCGGAACGGGACGATATCCGGTCGAAGAGCTCCGCGGTTACGGTCCCGATGCCTGCCTTCCGGATCTGTCGGATACGGAGGCCGTGCTGTCCGTGCTGGCGAAGCTCTGACGGGGAGAGGCATGCGGTATCGAAGCGTCGGAAAAACCGATCTGAGAATCTCCGAAATCGGGTTCGGCTGCGGCAACAACGCGGTGCTGATGGTCAAAGCCTCCTACGACGAGCAGATGCGGGCGGTCCGCCATGCCCTGGACTGCGGCATCAACTATTTCGACACCGCGTTTGCCTACGGTCTGGGCAAGTCCGAGGGGAACCTGGGCCGCATTTTACGGGAGCTCGGGGCCCCGGCGGTCGTTTCGACCAAGATTCGCCTCGGGCCGGAAGCTCTGGGCGATGTCAAGGCCGCCACGGCGCAGGCCGTGGACGGAGCGCTCGAACGGCTCGGGCGGGACCGTATCGACGTGATCCAGCTCCACACCCGGGTGACATCGAAGGGAGGCACAGCCGGACGTTTCAGCCTCACGCCGGCCGACGTGCTGGGTCCGAACGGGGTGATCGAAGCCTTCAAGGCGGCCCGGGACAAGGGCAAGGTCCGTTACTTCGGCTTCAGCGGCCTCGGCGATCCGGGCGCCCTGTGCGAGCTGGTCGACAGCGGCGAGTTCCACGCGTTCCAGGCGTACTACAACCTGCTCAATCCGAGCGCGGGGCAGCCGGTGCCTGAGGGTTTCAGCGCTCTCGATTACCGCGGGATCATCGATCGCGCGGCGGCGAAGGGAATGGGGGCTTTCGTCATCCGGGTGCTCGCGGCGGGGGCGCTGACATCGGACCCGAGCGCGGGCGGCGGAAGCAGCCCGGAGCCGCTCTCCCCGGGCTCGGACTACCGGCTCGATTGCGAGCGCGCCGAGAAGGTGCGCGAGGCGCTCGGGGTCGACCCCGGGAGCCTCGCGGGGGCGGCGATTCGCTTTGCTTTGATGAAGCCGGAGGTGTCGAGCGTGCTCGTCGGGTTTTCCAATACCGGCCACATCGACCAGGCGGTCGCGTGCTCCGGCGCCGCCGGCCTTTCCGCGGAGCAGCTCGCGCGCCTGCGGGAGCTTTGGAGAACCGATTTCGGAAGGCTTGCCGATGGATGATTTCCGGGTTCCGGTTCTTGTCTTTCCGGTCTTCGGTTTCCGGCCTGCCCCCCGTTGCAGTAAGCCGTGAGCAGTTTGCGGCTGCGGAGCGGCGCACGGCTTGAACGGAGCGAAGC containing:
- a CDS encoding alanine--glyoxylate aminotransferase family protein codes for the protein MIKHYLLSPGPTPIPNEVALAMSETMIHHRTPRFNEVFEEARQGLKTLFGTRNDVLMLASSGTGAMEAAVANLFSPGEKVLVVNGGKFGERWLQISRAFGLAPVEVKVEWGKAVEVGAVEEQLKTHPDLKGVLIQASETSTTVLHPVREIAKLTRNGPLLIVDGVTAVGVLPVPMDAWGIDALVTGSQKALMLPPGLAFVALSDRAWKRTESATLPRFYFDLRLERKNQAKGSGAFTPAVSLIFGLKASLKMMEREGFDRVYARHERMARATRAAAVALGLTLLAPEHPSPAATGVFLPPAVDADRVLDYLRDRMNVTFAEGQDKLKGKVIRIAHVGYMGAFDVITAIAALEMALRRFGVELPFGRGVAAAEEILMEALA
- the dinB gene encoding DNA polymerase IV, whose amino-acid sequence is MRIIVHVDMDAFYAAVEERYNPALRGLPVVVGADPKGGRGRGVVTTANYAARRYGIHSALPISRAWRLAEAARRRGEPAAVFVRPNFPLYAEVSTRIMEILARAADSFEEASIDEAYLDLSSLGSFEAAAERMKALKAEIREKEGLGCSVGIGPNKLVAKIASGHQKPDGLTVVRPEEVQAFLDPLPVRAIPGIGPKSEAFLRQRKINTVNDLRQIPEATLSDWFGKWGRKLFEKARGIDDSAVSNEWTPKSIGEQETFERDTRSIAFVAERLDGMAQRVVSRLRARGFSGFRTLTLTVRFSDFETRNRSRSVKEGFSAVDDEEATGRVKREALKLLLPFFDARENPRGKAIRLVGLRLERLF
- a CDS encoding HAD family hydrolase, which gives rise to MTDRLVLFDIDGTLTRTRNGFMPFNEAVSRVFGVAADIRSVVPDGNTDPLIVLEIFRKAGLEVETTPEKWASFARELAASYAEALSRGAVSVRALPGARELLAALAAEPAVGLGVVTGNLEAPAAIKLEAAGLRSYIACGAYASDSRYREELPPIARRRYERLAGRSIPAERCIIVGDTPKDLDCARKNAMRCLLVGTGRYPVEELRGYGPDACLPDLSDTEAVLSVLAKL
- a CDS encoding aldo/keto reductase, whose translation is MRYRSVGKTDLRISEIGFGCGNNAVLMVKASYDEQMRAVRHALDCGINYFDTAFAYGLGKSEGNLGRILRELGAPAVVSTKIRLGPEALGDVKAATAQAVDGALERLGRDRIDVIQLHTRVTSKGGTAGRFSLTPADVLGPNGVIEAFKAARDKGKVRYFGFSGLGDPGALCELVDSGEFHAFQAYYNLLNPSAGQPVPEGFSALDYRGIIDRAAAKGMGAFVIRVLAAGALTSDPSAGGGSSPEPLSPGSDYRLDCERAEKVREALGVDPGSLAGAAIRFALMKPEVSSVLVGFSNTGHIDQAVACSGAAGLSAEQLARLRELWRTDFGRLADG